From Mesobacillus boroniphilus, the proteins below share one genomic window:
- the proC gene encoding pyrroline-5-carboxylate reductase, with translation MRLLKHKKVAFLGAGSMAEAMISGVVKSGKMRAENVYVTNKSNAAKLERLESRYGINAMPQAELPYVEIDMFILAMKPKGAAGALEALKDKLVPGQVVVSVLAGISTGFMEDNLKDGQQVVRVMPNTSSTIQESATAISPGMHTTNDNIEDVKELLSSMGKVFLIEEEQMDIFTGLAGSGPAYFYYLMEHMERVGRENGMDEKMAREIIAQTILGAAKMIIEKDETPEVLRKNVTSPNGTTASGLNALRKYNGGTAISQAVNHAANRSKEINRELEGVLIPS, from the coding sequence ATGCGGTTGTTAAAACATAAAAAAGTAGCTTTTTTAGGTGCCGGATCGATGGCGGAAGCAATGATTTCAGGTGTAGTCAAATCAGGTAAAATGCGTGCGGAAAATGTTTATGTTACGAACAAGAGCAATGCAGCGAAACTGGAGCGGTTGGAATCCAGATACGGAATCAATGCGATGCCTCAGGCTGAACTGCCATATGTAGAAATAGATATGTTTATTTTAGCGATGAAGCCAAAAGGAGCAGCGGGAGCGCTTGAGGCTTTGAAGGATAAATTAGTGCCTGGCCAGGTGGTTGTGTCAGTTCTTGCAGGTATTTCAACAGGTTTTATGGAAGATAACCTTAAAGATGGCCAGCAGGTTGTCCGTGTCATGCCGAACACATCAAGCACGATCCAGGAATCAGCCACTGCCATTTCACCAGGGATGCACACAACGAATGATAATATCGAGGATGTAAAAGAACTTTTAAGCAGCATGGGCAAAGTGTTCCTTATTGAAGAGGAGCAGATGGATATCTTCACAGGACTTGCCGGAAGCGGCCCTGCTTATTTCTACTACTTGATGGAGCATATGGAGCGTGTCGGCAGGGAAAACGGCATGGACGAAAAAATGGCCCGTGAAATCATTGCCCAGACGATTCTTGGTGCGGCCAAGATGATTATTGAAAAAGACGAAACACCAGAGGTACTCAGGAAAAACGTGACTTCACCAAATGGAACGACAGCATCTGGGTTGAACGCGTTGAGGAAGTACAATGGCGGTACGGCGATCTCCCAGGCAGTCAATCATGCTGCGAACCGCTCTAAAGAAATCAATAGAGAGCTTGAAGGAGTCCTTATTCCTTCTTAA
- a CDS encoding ABC transporter ATP-binding protein, with protein MIRRFFTYYRPHRRLFIIDFSSAVIVALLELAFPLAVQWFIDTLLPGGNWNMIVSVSIGLLLLYIISTLLQFIVNYWGHKLGINIETDMRQQLFQHVQKQSFRFFDNTKTGHIMSRITNDLFDLGELAHHGPEDLFIAVMTFVGAFWIMLTINVNLALTTMIIVPFLIWLITYSNLKMNAAWKNMYTDIADVNARVEDSVSGIRVVQSFTNEDFEIKRFTKNNRKFRRAKLTAYKVMSFSSSGIYMLTRLIILVVLVYGAWLSFNGSLSYGELVGFVLYVNVLFKPIDKISAILELYPKGMAGFKRFTELMDQSPDVVDQEDAIDVPSLKGNIQFKDVTFSYDQNKPVLEGIDLHIRNGETVAFVGPSGAGKTTICSLIPRFYDVNNGRITIDGIDIREMTKKSLRSQIGIVQQDVFLFTGTLRENIAYGSLGATHEDIVRAARQAHLEDFIAALPDGYETQIGERGLKLSGGQKQRIAIARMFLKNPPILILDEATSALDTETERIIQKALAELSKNRTTLVIAHRLATIRSADRIVVVTEDGIAEEGSHDELIEQGGIFANLHKVQFETSV; from the coding sequence ATGATACGGAGATTTTTTACTTATTACCGCCCTCATAGGCGGTTATTTATCATTGATTTCAGCAGCGCGGTAATCGTTGCTTTGCTGGAGCTTGCTTTCCCGCTTGCTGTGCAATGGTTCATTGATACGCTGCTTCCAGGCGGGAACTGGAATATGATTGTCAGCGTAAGCATCGGCTTGCTGTTGTTGTACATCATCAGCACATTGCTTCAGTTCATCGTCAATTACTGGGGGCACAAGCTTGGGATCAATATTGAAACAGACATGAGGCAGCAGCTGTTCCAGCATGTGCAGAAGCAATCGTTTCGCTTTTTCGATAATACGAAGACCGGACACATCATGAGCCGGATTACTAATGATCTTTTTGATCTGGGCGAGCTGGCACACCATGGACCGGAGGATTTATTCATTGCGGTGATGACATTCGTCGGAGCGTTCTGGATCATGCTGACGATTAACGTCAATCTGGCATTGACTACGATGATTATCGTACCGTTTCTGATTTGGCTGATTACCTATTCCAACCTCAAAATGAATGCAGCGTGGAAAAATATGTACACGGATATCGCCGATGTGAATGCCAGGGTTGAAGACAGCGTGTCTGGAATCCGGGTTGTCCAATCTTTTACAAATGAAGATTTTGAGATTAAGAGATTCACTAAGAATAACCGCAAGTTCCGTCGTGCTAAATTGACTGCCTATAAGGTGATGTCCTTCAGTTCATCTGGTATTTATATGCTGACAAGGCTGATTATCCTTGTCGTCCTTGTATATGGGGCGTGGCTGAGCTTTAATGGCAGTTTGAGTTATGGAGAACTAGTCGGGTTCGTCCTGTATGTGAACGTACTTTTCAAACCGATTGATAAAATCAGTGCGATTCTGGAATTGTATCCAAAAGGAATGGCGGGTTTTAAACGCTTTACCGAGCTGATGGACCAGAGTCCCGATGTCGTTGACCAGGAAGATGCAATTGACGTCCCAAGTTTGAAAGGGAACATCCAATTCAAGGATGTCACGTTCAGCTATGACCAGAATAAACCGGTCCTAGAAGGAATAGATTTACATATCCGTAATGGTGAAACAGTCGCGTTCGTCGGACCTTCCGGTGCAGGGAAAACGACGATTTGTTCATTGATTCCTCGCTTTTACGATGTAAATAACGGCAGGATCACGATCGATGGCATCGATATCCGCGAAATGACCAAGAAATCGCTTCGTTCACAAATCGGTATTGTCCAGCAGGATGTGTTCCTTTTTACAGGGACCTTACGTGAGAATATTGCCTATGGCTCCCTTGGGGCAACTCATGAGGATATCGTCAGAGCCGCCAGGCAGGCACATCTTGAAGACTTCATCGCTGCCTTGCCTGATGGCTATGAAACACAGATTGGAGAACGCGGCCTGAAGCTTTCTGGTGGACAGAAACAGCGGATTGCGATTGCGCGTATGTTCCTGAAGAATCCGCCAATCCTGATTCTCGATGAAGCGACTTCTGCACTTGATACCGAGACAGAAAGAATCATCCAGAAAGCGCTAGCGGAGCTGTCCAAGAACCGGACGACACTTGTAATCGCACACAGGCTGGCAACAATCAGAAGCGCCGACAGGATTGTCGTCGTAACCGAGGACGGAATTGCCGAAGAAGGCAGCCATGATGAGCTGATTGAACAGGGAGGCATCTTCGCGAATCTGCATAAAGTACAGTTTGAAACTTCTGTTTAA
- a CDS encoding GntR family transcriptional regulator, with translation MILNSDSMKPIYVQIAEWLETEILSESVKKDDKVYSQYQLAEMLNINPATAAKGLNILADENILYKKRGLGMFVSEDAKKIITAKRRDQTLKSLVAELVREAEHLQVTEEELIEMIQEAKRDLKGDS, from the coding sequence TTGATCCTTAATTCAGATAGCATGAAACCGATTTACGTCCAAATCGCTGAGTGGCTGGAAACAGAGATTCTCAGCGAGAGTGTCAAGAAGGATGACAAGGTTTATTCACAGTATCAGCTTGCGGAAATGCTGAATATCAATCCGGCGACAGCAGCAAAAGGGTTGAATATTTTGGCGGATGAAAACATTCTTTATAAAAAGCGCGGTCTCGGGATGTTTGTATCGGAGGATGCGAAGAAGATTATCACGGCGAAACGGAGGGACCAGACATTGAAGTCATTGGTGGCTGAGTTGGTGCGGGAAGCGGAGCACCTCCAGGTGACTGAGGAGGAATTGATCGAAATGATCCAGGAAGCCAAACGGGATTTAAAGGGGGATTCATGA
- a CDS encoding ATP-binding cassette domain-containing protein → MSVLKFESVTKTYGKKKALDNLSFSLGENKITGLIGRNGAGKTTMLKIAAGFMRESSGEVEVFGEHPFNNLTASANMIMVDNDMNLPAALELEELLETAADFYHNWDMKLARNLFDYFGLDPKQSHAGLSKGMKSTFNAIIGLAARCPLTIFDEPTNGMDAGVRKDFYRALLKDYIANPRTIIISSHHLNEVEDILEDILLLKDGKQFLHMPIEELREYAVVVSGKEEAMKTWLRGHEIFHKSNTEFGRIYAVIRNDLSDDQIAAAMKNSLEFSTISNEDLCLYLTSQEKGGIDDVFNKG, encoded by the coding sequence ATGAGTGTACTGAAGTTTGAATCGGTAACAAAAACATATGGGAAGAAAAAAGCTTTGGATAACCTTTCTTTTTCTCTTGGAGAAAACAAAATTACTGGTCTGATTGGCAGGAATGGAGCAGGGAAGACGACGATGCTGAAGATCGCTGCCGGTTTCATGCGTGAGAGTTCAGGTGAAGTCGAAGTGTTTGGAGAACACCCATTCAATAATCTAACAGCGTCTGCCAATATGATCATGGTTGATAATGATATGAATTTGCCAGCGGCACTAGAACTCGAGGAATTACTGGAAACAGCGGCCGATTTTTATCACAACTGGGATATGAAATTGGCGCGGAACCTGTTTGATTATTTCGGTCTGGATCCGAAGCAGAGCCATGCCGGGCTATCAAAGGGGATGAAGAGCACCTTCAACGCGATTATAGGACTCGCGGCCCGCTGTCCTCTGACGATATTCGATGAACCAACAAATGGAATGGATGCGGGAGTAAGGAAGGATTTTTACCGGGCGCTTTTGAAAGACTACATCGCTAATCCCCGGACGATCATCATCTCAAGCCATCACCTGAACGAAGTAGAGGATATCCTCGAAGACATATTGCTCCTGAAGGACGGAAAGCAATTTTTGCATATGCCGATAGAAGAACTGCGGGAGTATGCGGTTGTTGTCAGCGGTAAAGAAGAAGCGATGAAGACCTGGCTCCGCGGCCATGAGATATTTCATAAAAGCAATACCGAATTCGGAAGGATATATGCGGTAATCCGCAATGATCTCTCCGATGACCAGATTGCTGCAGCAATGAAAAACAGCCTGGAATTCTCAACGATATCAAACGAGGACCTCTGTCTGTACTTGACGAGCCAGGAGAAAGGCGGGATTGATGATGTATTTAACAAAGGTTAG
- a CDS encoding aromatic acid exporter family protein, which produces MAILKKFNFVGGRVLKTGIAVFITALICDLLGWPPMFAVITAIVTIEPTAADSIRKAYVRFPASAIGAAFSVVFNFAFGDSPLTYMLVAVATIIACHRLHLQDGALVAVLTGVAMISTVHDHYLSSFFIRLGTTLTGLTVSTLVNLLVIRPDYSKSIKAKIQQLIVETGDLIEGRGTEITRHQPLHRETRAEFQKILKDMEGIETLCKYQKKEWKLHQFDRKDMRNIHYEFKKLTILRQVHYHVGNLVSLPSMHLPKEKAQVVEAMVKSIKSAFHHPDFVMDESHDAIVKELLELLRHEVDEREAYSHRFSEETVIYYELVSVHDLLEELNHIHKFEIRHQKLLEKSLDIS; this is translated from the coding sequence ATGGCTATACTTAAAAAATTCAATTTTGTCGGCGGAAGGGTCCTTAAAACGGGGATTGCTGTCTTCATTACGGCATTGATTTGCGACCTGTTAGGCTGGCCGCCAATGTTCGCCGTGATTACAGCCATTGTGACGATTGAACCTACTGCGGCAGATTCGATAAGAAAAGCATATGTACGATTCCCAGCATCGGCGATTGGCGCGGCTTTTTCCGTCGTCTTCAACTTTGCGTTCGGAGACAGCCCGCTAACCTATATGCTCGTTGCCGTCGCAACGATCATTGCCTGCCACAGGCTGCACCTGCAAGACGGGGCACTGGTGGCGGTTCTGACAGGAGTAGCGATGATCTCAACTGTGCATGATCATTATCTGTCCAGCTTTTTCATTCGTCTTGGGACGACTTTAACCGGACTAACGGTGTCGACCTTGGTGAACCTGCTCGTGATCCGTCCTGATTACTCAAAATCGATCAAGGCAAAAATCCAGCAATTGATTGTAGAGACGGGAGACCTGATAGAAGGCAGGGGAACGGAAATTACAAGGCATCAGCCTTTGCACCGGGAAACAAGAGCTGAGTTCCAGAAAATCCTGAAAGACATGGAAGGCATTGAAACACTATGCAAGTATCAAAAGAAAGAATGGAAGCTTCATCAATTCGACCGAAAGGATATGCGGAATATCCATTATGAATTCAAGAAGCTGACTATTTTGAGACAAGTCCATTATCACGTCGGAAATCTTGTTTCACTTCCCTCGATGCACCTTCCGAAAGAGAAAGCACAAGTCGTCGAAGCCATGGTAAAATCGATCAAGTCAGCTTTCCATCATCCCGATTTTGTAATGGATGAATCTCATGATGCCATTGTGAAAGAACTGCTAGAACTATTAAGACATGAGGTAGATGAGCGGGAGGCTTACTCCCATCGGTTCTCTGAAGAAACGGTCATCTATTACGAGCTGGTTTCGGTTCACGACCTGCTAGAAGAGTTGAATCACATACACAAATTTGAAATTAGGCATCAAAAGTTGCTGGAAAAGTCATTGGATATTAGTTGA
- a CDS encoding aspartate:alanine exchanger family transporter, with protein sequence MDGIMGLLEEPLILLFVILFLGSALGEIKIRGLSLGTSGVLLAAMVFGHFGYQVSPIIQQLGLGLFIVAVGLSAGPRFFRMMKTSGIVFGIISLLIVLVASVTTIIVAELFNLSPALSIGIMTGALTSTPGLAAALQATGDPLASVGYGIAYPFGVLAVVLFVQLLPRVLKVDLAEDLKKKSGPVRNDESPEVMTIEVTSPSINKRTLKELEFNRYNTVVISRVIRGDRNIIALNDTVILVGDRLVAVGLRSDLTKLCEDIGREVQTNLKNHDNVKLRKIIVDSLELIGKTIRELELRRTYGVTVTRIERGGFEFNQNSKWRLERGDVLTLVSSEDRLDDVEKLFSRKKLTVTNIHILSLSLVLLLGVIAGMIPFHFPKLGTITFGVAGGPLFIALIIGHFGKLGPIHARYYQPSNQVIRDIGLVLFLAGAGTTAGKGIVQVIQQEGFNLVIGGAIITILPVVAGFFIARKIFRLSIIHSLGALCGGMTSTPGLGATNQLMDSEDPAIAYAAAYPFALISVAVASQVLVFFL encoded by the coding sequence GTGGACGGCATAATGGGTTTGCTTGAGGAACCGTTAATTTTACTATTTGTGATATTATTTCTTGGCTCAGCGTTGGGTGAAATAAAAATACGGGGGCTAAGCCTGGGAACATCCGGAGTGCTCTTGGCGGCAATGGTATTCGGTCATTTCGGCTACCAGGTGTCGCCGATCATCCAGCAGCTGGGCCTTGGCTTATTTATCGTGGCAGTTGGCTTATCCGCAGGGCCCCGCTTTTTTCGGATGATGAAAACGAGCGGGATTGTCTTTGGAATCATAAGCCTTTTGATCGTTCTCGTTGCATCAGTCACTACTATTATTGTGGCCGAGCTGTTCAATCTGTCGCCGGCATTGAGCATCGGAATCATGACCGGTGCGCTGACGAGTACACCGGGACTGGCCGCGGCCCTACAGGCAACTGGGGATCCGCTCGCGTCTGTTGGCTACGGTATTGCCTATCCATTTGGAGTACTGGCGGTTGTTCTGTTCGTACAGCTTTTGCCGCGCGTCCTGAAGGTGGATTTAGCGGAAGACTTGAAAAAGAAATCGGGTCCCGTTCGCAATGATGAGTCGCCTGAAGTCATGACAATCGAGGTAACCAGTCCATCGATTAATAAAAGAACGTTAAAAGAACTGGAGTTCAATCGATACAATACGGTCGTCATCAGCCGCGTCATCCGCGGTGACAGGAACATTATAGCCCTGAATGATACGGTCATCCTGGTGGGCGACAGACTTGTTGCTGTAGGTCTCCGGAGTGATTTGACAAAGCTTTGTGAGGACATTGGCAGAGAAGTTCAGACGAATCTGAAAAATCACGATAATGTAAAGCTGCGTAAGATCATCGTAGATTCATTGGAATTGATCGGGAAGACGATCAGGGAGCTTGAATTAAGACGGACATATGGAGTGACGGTTACAAGGATAGAACGCGGCGGTTTTGAATTCAACCAGAATTCGAAATGGCGATTGGAGCGAGGCGATGTCCTGACTCTTGTCAGCAGTGAAGACCGTTTGGATGACGTAGAAAAGCTGTTCAGCAGAAAAAAACTGACGGTTACCAATATCCATATCCTGTCGTTGAGTTTGGTGTTGCTGCTGGGTGTGATTGCCGGTATGATTCCTTTCCATTTTCCAAAGCTTGGCACGATTACATTCGGCGTCGCAGGCGGACCGTTGTTCATCGCCTTGATCATCGGCCACTTCGGAAAGCTTGGCCCCATCCATGCGCGCTATTATCAGCCGTCAAACCAGGTCATTCGCGATATCGGACTGGTCTTATTCCTTGCCGGCGCTGGTACTACAGCTGGAAAAGGAATCGTACAGGTCATCCAGCAGGAAGGCTTTAATCTTGTAATCGGCGGTGCGATCATTACGATCCTGCCAGTCGTAGCCGGCTTTTTCATTGCAAGAAAGATATTCCGGCTTAGCATCATTCACTCACTAGGAGCATTGTGCGGTGGCATGACAAGTACACCTGGACTAGGGGCCACCAACCAGTTGATGGATTCCGAAGATCCCGCGATTGCTTATGCAGCTGCATATCCATTTGCGCTTATATCCGTTGCGGTGGCATCGCAGGTTTTGGTGTTCTTTTTATAA
- a CDS encoding helix-turn-helix domain-containing protein, with protein sequence MKETKADLILHPVRMKVLHTLSSGRRKTVQQIAEKLPEVPQATLYRHLKKLLDAKVIEVVEENQVRGTIEKVYALPKNNEVISREEVLKAGPDEHLEYFMKFLANVLMDFEAYIRQPNYDFQKDMASFRTATLYASDEEYSEFIRKYVELITPLLQNEEAPNRKKRVMTNILTTYHTDEEGNKDDERPNG encoded by the coding sequence ATGAAGGAAACGAAAGCAGATTTAATTTTACATCCAGTACGAATGAAGGTTCTTCACACGTTATCCAGCGGAAGGAGGAAAACAGTCCAGCAAATTGCCGAGAAGCTGCCGGAGGTGCCACAGGCGACTTTGTATCGCCATCTCAAAAAACTGCTTGATGCGAAAGTCATTGAGGTGGTTGAGGAAAACCAGGTTCGCGGAACGATCGAGAAAGTGTATGCCCTGCCGAAAAATAATGAAGTCATTTCAAGGGAAGAAGTGCTAAAAGCTGGTCCCGATGAGCATCTGGAGTATTTTATGAAGTTCCTGGCCAATGTACTGATGGATTTTGAAGCCTATATCCGTCAGCCCAATTATGATTTCCAAAAAGACATGGCGAGCTTCAGGACGGCAACATTATATGCCAGCGATGAAGAATATAGTGAATTCATCAGGAAGTACGTCGAACTGATTACGCCGCTGCTCCAAAATGAAGAAGCGCCGAACAGAAAGAAACGAGTAATGACAAATATTTTGACAACCTACCATACCGATGAAGAGGGGAATAAGGATGATGAACGCCCAAATGGTTAA
- a CDS encoding alpha/beta hydrolase encodes MMNAQMVKEEISFKSDVSLKGTLLIPDQGKETYPAMVFLPGSGKLNRDGSTPKGKFKFDLYKDLAELCTSLGFVTFRYDKRGVGESEGDFHSAGLSDALNDAEAALDMLAAHPKVEPSKLIIIGHSEGCMVGTALNTRRPASGLVLLSGGGETLKEALDHQRQLLYKEMREKKGIQGFIIKKLNTLDKAEKQAQGTYKKMVESDKDVMKTLGFIKMPAKYFREHFALNIEEALTKVACPVLAINGTKDFQANPEKLKRIEQFVQGECEIHVVENMDHGLKEQLTPMSPSTYKKDYLKTIGKPIHPEAVKHLTSWLQRYL; translated from the coding sequence ATGATGAACGCCCAAATGGTTAAAGAAGAAATTTCTTTTAAAAGTGACGTGAGTTTGAAAGGGACATTATTGATTCCGGATCAAGGTAAGGAAACCTATCCGGCAATGGTGTTCCTGCCGGGATCTGGTAAGCTGAACCGTGACGGCAGCACACCTAAAGGCAAATTTAAATTCGACTTATATAAAGACCTGGCTGAGTTATGCACTTCACTTGGGTTTGTTACGTTCCGCTACGATAAAAGAGGAGTTGGTGAAAGCGAGGGGGATTTTCACTCTGCCGGGCTTTCTGATGCCTTGAATGATGCTGAGGCAGCACTGGATATGCTGGCAGCACATCCGAAAGTCGAACCAAGCAAGCTGATTATTATCGGACATAGCGAAGGGTGCATGGTCGGCACTGCTCTCAATACAAGAAGGCCCGCATCCGGATTGGTCCTTCTTTCAGGTGGCGGTGAAACGCTCAAGGAAGCATTGGATCATCAAAGACAGCTACTTTATAAAGAGATGAGAGAAAAGAAGGGAATCCAGGGCTTCATCATCAAAAAGCTGAACACCCTTGATAAAGCCGAAAAACAAGCTCAGGGTACCTACAAAAAAATGGTTGAATCTGATAAAGACGTAATGAAAACGCTGGGCTTCATCAAAATGCCGGCTAAGTATTTCAGGGAGCACTTTGCCCTTAATATAGAAGAAGCTTTAACAAAGGTGGCCTGCCCGGTGCTGGCGATCAATGGCACAAAGGATTTTCAGGCCAACCCTGAAAAGCTGAAGCGTATTGAACAATTTGTCCAGGGTGAATGCGAAATCCATGTCGTCGAAAACATGGACCATGGATTGAAGGAACAGCTTACGCCAATGTCCCCATCAACCTACAAGAAGGATTATTTAAAAACAATCGGGAAACCAATTCATCCTGAGGCTGTTAAGCATCTGACTTCCTGGCTACAAAGATATCTTTAA
- a CDS encoding amidohydrolase family protein, translating into MKIIDAHIHLSNIKSFYETAEKLSFVDYSNAGILKEFKEANVVLGIGMGLTETDKMGFPDYEARTPMGLDLEANVPDNIFCCAGVNPYDLGPDALIRLEEELQKPKTVGIKIYLGYYPFYAYDEVYEPIYKLAAKYQLPVVFHTGDTYSERGYLKYSHPMAIDEVAVNHRDVNFMMAHFGDPWTLTGAEIIYKNPNVFADLSGLIVGTKEELDKRSQGRFLDHLRHALEFADSYDKLLFGTDWPLIPIGPYINFIKDLIPPEHHEDVFYNTALKVFPKIKAFLE; encoded by the coding sequence ATGAAAATCATCGATGCCCATATACACCTATCAAACATAAAATCCTTTTACGAAACAGCCGAGAAGCTGTCGTTCGTTGATTACTCCAATGCTGGAATCCTTAAGGAATTCAAGGAGGCCAATGTGGTCCTCGGCATCGGCATGGGGTTGACCGAGACTGATAAAATGGGCTTCCCGGATTATGAAGCACGGACGCCAATGGGGCTTGATTTAGAGGCAAATGTGCCGGACAATATCTTCTGCTGCGCCGGGGTCAATCCTTATGACCTTGGTCCCGACGCTCTCATTCGGCTGGAGGAAGAGCTTCAAAAGCCGAAAACGGTCGGAATCAAGATTTATCTTGGCTACTACCCTTTTTATGCCTATGATGAAGTTTACGAACCGATCTACAAGCTGGCGGCAAAATACCAGCTCCCGGTCGTCTTCCACACTGGAGATACGTATTCGGAGCGTGGTTATTTGAAATACTCACACCCAATGGCGATTGACGAGGTCGCGGTCAACCACCGTGATGTGAATTTCATGATGGCCCACTTCGGGGATCCCTGGACACTGACGGGAGCGGAAATCATCTATAAAAACCCAAATGTATTTGCCGATTTGTCAGGACTGATCGTTGGCACGAAAGAAGAATTAGATAAGCGCAGCCAGGGACGTTTCCTTGACCACCTGCGCCACGCTCTTGAATTCGCCGACTCGTACGACAAGCTGCTATTTGGCACAGACTGGCCTTTGATCCCGATTGGTCCTTACATCAATTTCATTAAGGATCTGATCCCGCCGGAGCACCATGAGGATGTATTTTACAATACGGCACTTAAGGTGTTTCCTAAAATTAAGGCGTTTTTAGAGTAG